Genomic segment of Arthrobacter antioxidans:
ACGGGACGTGGCGGGCTTTTGCTCAGTTGTTTAGTAATTTCCTCGGGACGGCAGTGTGTGCGTCGCCTGCGATTGTCGCCGACGCGATCCCGAAGCGGAGGGCCCCGGCGGACGTCAGAGTCCGGGCGCGCAGGGCCCGGCACCGAGGAGCGCGAGGCCTGCGAGGTCACCCTCTCCGAACGAGACCCGGCCGACGTTCTCCGAGAACATCAGTTCGCCAGCGTCATCCACATGGTCGAGTCCGACGACGTGCGCGAGCTCGTGCATGATCGTCGCCTTCAGATACGCGCGCCCGTCCGGGTAGCCGAGGGCTGTGGCGGCGTCGGATGCATCGAGCTGTACCTGCCCGCCCACGTAGACCAGCGGCTGCCCGGACGCCTGGGCGTAGTCGCTGCCGCCGAGTCCTGCGATGTCTCCTGCGAGTCCGGGGATCTCCTCAGGGGTGGTCCAGGTGATCAACACCGGCACCCAGGTCTTCCCGTACAACTCCGGCTGGTACAGGTCGCGCTCCTCACTGGGCGCCTCGGTGGTCGCGCCGTCGTCGATGAACTGCAGGCCCGTGGCGGCGGACACTTCAGCGACGGCTTCCTGCACCAGTCCCTCCGAACCGGCCGGGGCGTTGTCCGGCCTGACGACGTAGTGCACAGGGCGGCAGGGGTCGTAGGCCACCCACTCCTGCTCCTCGACGGGCGAGTCCATCAGCTTGAACGCCGTCGACGACGGTGCGGGCGGCGGCGTCCCGAGCGGCACGTCGTTTGCCTCGACCCCGCGGGGCGGCACGTCGGCACCGGGCAGGGGTGGCAGGGGGGGCGGCAGATCGGGCAGCGCGACCGGTAGGTCGGGCAAGGGGACTTCCAGATTGGGCAGCGCGACCGGCAGGTCGGGCAGTGGGGCGGGCAGGACGAAGCGGTCGAACACCGACGGCGTCGCGTACAGGGCGGCGACCAGGACCAGGCCCGCTATCGTGCCGAATCGTCGTCGTCGCATGCGGCTTGGCGCTGCGCGCCTCCGGGCCGGTGTTCGCTCATCGGCCGGTGTCTGCTCGTTGGACGGCGCTTCCTCGTAGGCCGCTGCGGTTTGCCAGGGCGGGGGAGTGGGCGGCGAACCGGGGGCGTCGTCGAGCG
This window contains:
- a CDS encoding M10 family metallopeptidase domain-containing protein, coding for MGAMDREWHHEGRDARMKAVQRSPSGRVPQWALDDAPGSPPTPPPWQTAAAYEEAPSNEQTPADERTPARRRAAPSRMRRRRFGTIAGLVLVAALYATPSVFDRFVLPAPLPDLPVALPNLEVPLPDLPVALPDLPPPLPPLPGADVPPRGVEANDVPLGTPPPAPSSTAFKLMDSPVEEQEWVAYDPCRPVHYVVRPDNAPAGSEGLVQEAVAEVSAATGLQFIDDGATTEAPSEERDLYQPELYGKTWVPVLITWTTPEEIPGLAGDIAGLGGSDYAQASGQPLVYVGGQVQLDASDAATALGYPDGRAYLKATIMHELAHVVGLDHVDDAGELMFSENVGRVSFGEGDLAGLALLGAGPCAPGL